In a genomic window of Helianthus annuus cultivar XRQ/B chromosome 10, HanXRQr2.0-SUNRISE, whole genome shotgun sequence:
- the LOC110885064 gene encoding uncharacterized protein LOC110885064, whose amino-acid sequence MKDFPSCFGENGVQVADASCTNASATTTVTKASQNLVTNVYQTKLVGKSRLIIVTWFKNLVGHCFSVEIDDLSGKSLCKLDVKPSIFSKRKGSKSVEVDFVTIDVYWDLTSCKFGSGPEPIEGFYMGIVCKDDVVLLIGDLKKDVFKKTKCLSNSMRLLKREHVFGKNVFGTKVQFKDHGQIHDLRIECEAFGPGPDEPCLVVRLDSKIVMQVQHLVWKFRGNCTVSVDGLPVEVYWDVHNWLFGSSTGSAVFMFQTCPGFEKSGAFAVDRAMVNPWSCSQSSGFCLTLYAWKSE is encoded by the coding sequence ATGAAAGATTTCCCGTCTTGTTTCGGTGAAAACGGCGTACAAGTCGCAGATGCATCCTGCACCAACGCATCAGCGACCACAACCGTCACTAAAGCGTCACAAAATCTCGTCACTAACGTTTACCAGACCAAATTAGTCGGTAAATCTCGTCTAATCATCGTCACTTGGTTTAAGAATCTTGTGGGTCATTGTTTTAGCGTCGAAATTGACGATCTGTCGGGTAAAAGTTTGTGTAAACTTGATGTTAAACCCTCAATATTCTCCAAACGAAAAGGGTCAAAGTCAGTTGAAGTTGATTTTGTTACAATCGATGTGTACTGGGACCTTACCAGTTGTAAATTCGGATCCGGACCCGAACCCATTGAGGGTTTCTACATGGGTATTGTTTGTAAAGACGACGTCGTTTTGTTGATTGGGGATCTGAAGAAAGATGTGTTCAAGAAAACCAAATGTTTATCCAATTCAATGCGGTTGTTGAAAAGGGAACATGTTTTTGGTAAAAATGTGTTTGGGACTAAAGTTCAGTTTAAAGATCATGGTCAGATCCATGATCTTAGAATTGAATGCGAAGCATTCGGGCCCGGGCCCGATGAACCATGCCTTGTGGTTCGATTAGATTCGAAGATAGTGATGCAAGTGCAGCATTTGGTGTGGAAGTTTAGGGGGAACTGTACCGTTTCAGTTGATGGGCTCCCTGTGGAAGTGTATTGGGATGTGCATAATTGGTTGTTTGGGTCATCAACTGGAAGCGCGGTTTTTATGTTTCAAACGTGTCCGGGTTTTGAGAAAAGTGGCGCGTTTGCTGTGGATCGGGCGATGGTTAACCCGTGGTCGTGTTCGCAGAGTTCGGGTTTTTGTTTGACACTTTATGCTTGGAAGAGTGAATGA